The genomic region AAGCAGAGAAAAATCCCTAGAGTGATGCTCGTGATAACTCGTGGCGTTGGCTGCTAGCAAAAAATTGAGCGGCAAGGATGCGTATTGTTTTTTCACTTGCTTTCCTACAGACGGGATTGGGACGACATCTCCAACCAATTTGCTCACCGTGGCTGGCAAGATCCAATCCACAATTGGCGGCATCGTCTTTCCCGATGGCACGACACAGACTTCGGCCGCGATTGCCGCTGGAACGAACAATTCGATGGTACTGGGTTTTCCTGATGCCATAAGGTGCAACGTTACAAACCCCGCTTGGGGATGGCGCACTTTATACATTCAGGAATCTCCATTTGCGAACGCTTATTATTACCGATCTTTATCTTCTACTTCCGAGTATGTGATTTTCAATTCTGACGGTACTTTTAATGCCGTGGGTGGCTATACTAGCCACAATTGTAACGTCGCGGTGTCTACATTGTATGCAAACGGACAGGCTTTTAACTTCGCTAAAGGTCCCGCTGCCCAATGGCTGCAAAACGGCACCGCCGGCTACTACAATGCTGGTAACGTCGGGATAGGGACGACGGCGCCTGCTAGTCAGCTGGAAGTGGTAAAAAACTTCAACGGCCTCGCAAATACGTCCGCAGGCTTTATCGGAGGAAACGATGCCGGATATACTAATTCTGGTGTGTACTTCATGCAAAAGGATGCATCAGGTTTTGGCTCTAACACAACCTACCTCATGAATGCATCGATTAACGGAAGTTCCAAGGTGGTCGTTACCGGAACCGGTAACGTCGGGATCGGAACGGCATCGCCCGGCGCCAAGCTATCCGTGTCCGGCGGGCAAGCTGTAGGTACCTTTGTGAGCGGTAGCAGTGCCACAATCGATTGGAATGCGGGAAACATTCAGGCGACTAGCGCAGCTGCCGGCACGATCACCTTCGTTGCTAATTCGATGATAGACGGTGGTGCGTATACTCTGGCCTTAAATAATGCGACGGGTGGCAGCTACACTTTTTCTAGTACCGGACTAACTTTTAGATGTTCGCCTGCATGCCCCGTCACTGTAACAGCTGGTCAGCATACCGTGGCCGCCATGATCAAGGCCGGCTCAATCGTGTATGTGTCTTGGGTCCAAGGTTTCCAGTAACGTCCTGAATGATATGATTTAAACAAGTGTTGCCAGATAGTTCTTTTGCCGGATCGTGCTTTTCTAGTTTGGCCAATAGCAGGGGGCTTCGATGTTGCGCAGTGGCTCATATTTGATGCTGGTCGGTATAGCATTGAGCGGGCAGTTGGCACTCGCACAATTCGGATTTAATGTAAGCACGTTTTTTAAAACGCAGATACCAACCGCTCCGAGCAGTTTGAGTGCTACTGCCATTTCCGGTAGTCAGATCAATCTAAGCTGGACCGACAACTCGTCCAACGAGAGTGGTTTCAAGATTGACGGCAGCCCCAACGGTGCGACAGGATGGGCCACAATCACGACGACCGCTGCAAATACAGTTTCCTATTCCCACACTGGTCTCACGTCGTCTACTACCTATTATTATCGTGTTTATGCGTACAACGGCGCCGGTTCGAGCACATTAAGTAACGTCGCCAATGCAACCACGCCCTGTGTTGCTGTGCATGGATCTCTTGCGTACAGTTCAAGTGGCTCGTTTACGGTACCTACCTGCATCACGTCGGTAACCGCCGAAGTTTGGGGCGGTGGCGGTGCCGGCGGATCAGCGAAATACGCTATAGGCGCCGCCGGTGGTGGGGGGGGCGGTTATGCTCGCAAGGTCCTGAACGTGACTCCGGGGCAAGTTATCGGTTTTACGGTCGGTGGTGGTGGTGTCAATGGCCGCGGTACTGGTAACAACACCTCCGGCGGCGCAAGCTCCTGTGACACCATGTATGCGGGCGGAGGCACTGGCGGTCAGGATGATCCGTACGAAGTCGGAGGCCATGGCGGCAGCGCCTCGGGAGGGTCTGTAAATCAGCCAGGGGCTGAGGGTATAATCGGTGGGGGCAGCGGTACCGGTGGCTTAAGCGGAAGCGGAACCTCATCGCCCGGTGGCGGCGGTGATGGCGGCGGTCCCAATTGCGTTTGTGATGGTGCCGGCGGCGCTGCTGGTCAGGTAAAGTTTACTTACTAATAGGATTTGTCAGTGTTTCTCGCCCTGGCAATCGGCCGCCAGATTTCGTGCCGATGACCAATTGGATGGTGCACGGAAGGTGCGTGTACCTTATTGACATAGTAGTTCCGGCAAGCACAATTTAACCGAGGCACCAAAACATGGCGACCCCCAGCAAAGGTGGCAGGTCTTATCGAAGTTTAAGACGGCTGTCCAAGGTAAGCTGCAATGAGTCATAAAGCGCCAACCTCGGCTTTAACCCTCATGTTCCACCGCCCCAACCAGTGCCAGTGGTTGTCAGAGACAGACGTGCCGTTCCTCTAAATATAGTCATTTATTACTGCATTAGATTCCTGCTTCCGTGCTTGGCTACCTCGACCAGGTTCCCAGGTGCGACGGACCTTCCAGCCCACGTCGGCAATCGCGCGCGCCAGTCTACCGCAATCGATGCAAACCATCTATCGGCCTCGCATCAAATAGTAACGGACATAGGTTTACCCGCGAATCTCAAATGCTCGCGCATTTTTACTGTGCCTATGACGGGCAACTTAAGCCTGCTTCAGTTAATTTGTCGCGGGCTGCATAGCCTCGCTACCAGTCAGTCAAGGCCTAGGAATCTACCATCCGTTCGATCGCCTCGCTACAACGCTACTATATTCAGATGATATCGCTGAATTGATTCGCTACTTAAGTCAGTTTACGCTACCCACTCCAATGAAATTTTTCTGTTATGCTTCACACAATCGAGCAAATAGAAATTCCCTTCACGGTTGGTGGCTTTCCGAGCGGAAATAATGCGGATGACTGAGTCTTCGTCGCGATGGCAGTTGACAACCACTAAGACACCAGAATGCAAACTCAATCCGACTAGGATAAATCGCACTTCATCCGAAGAATCCTCGACAAATAAGCGGTCAAATATATCATCAAATACTGAAACTCGGAATTGCGGCAACGGCGGCATAGGCACGCCAAATCTTGGCCCGAAATTAGCCGTCTTGGGTGGCCAGCCATCAACTCTGCAAACGGCGCGGAAAAACATAGCCCGTACAGTTATCGTCCTACCGTGCTGCGTCGTGGTAGTGACCTCCCTCAACGCCCCCCAGCCCCATAAGCCCGCCCCTTCCACACCATATCGCGCCTAAGCACGAGGTCGCTTATAGCGAGTAGCGTCGCCCAGGTGAATAGACCGATCGATAGAGGCCATAGCCACGCTCCGATCAGACGAAACCGCCCCAACGCGCGCTGCCTCCAGGCGATAAAGAGACCACCCAGTCCCATCACTACTAAGCCACCGAGGTCAGCCCTCATGCCGCCAGTAATCCCAATGATCATCCATGTTGCCCAAAGACCAGCGAGAGGCGATGCATAGATAAATCCGGAGCGAAAATTACGCCGCCACCCGCGGACGAATTCTGTGATACTGGCATACATGCGCACGCTAAATAGATTTGGCCCACGGTAAACATGAATAAGATGACCACTTGCAACCATTAAGTTCGCTAGCGGTAGATCCTCGGCGAAATCACCGGCGACAGCTTCGTGACCACCTATGGCCAGGTAAGCCTCACGCCTAAACATCAGATATTGACCAATGACAAAGAGACGCCTTGGACGCGGCGGCGCAAATGGCGCCGTCAACGCAATGATCAGTAGCTGAAAGGGGCCCAGGAGTTGCTCCCAAAGGCTTGGGTTGGCGTGATACGGCAGGGCAGACAGCAGCCCAGCACCGCTACTTAGTAATTGCGCAACCGCACGCCTCACACTGTCCGGATAGTGCTCCGTATCAGCATCGGTGAAGAGCAATATGTCTCCAGTGGCTACCGCCGCCCCCTGGTGGCAGGCCCACTGCTTACCGCCCCACCGGCGGTGCTCTGGCCGGTCCACACCCGCCACCACTTTGACACGGTCAAAGGTCGCCGCAATAGCGGCAGTCCCGTCCGTCGAGCGGTCATCAATGACGATCACTTCGTAATCAGGGTAGTCCAGCACCGCCAGCGAGCTGAGCAGACGCGGTAAATGCGCCTCTTCGTTTCTCGCTGGCACGATCACTGTAACGCGCGGCCAGACACTAGGCTCTGGCGGGGTTACTTTTGCACGAAATAGCTGACGCCACGGCAGTAGCCGCATCGCGAATAAGACTAGCCCGCCTGCCGGCACTAGCCAAGATGAGTGATCCATCAATTTGCCTTCTGTCCCTCGATCGGGCCAATGGCACTGGCAAGGTTACCGATCCGCACAATCTGATGCTTACGCACCGCGATCTCATATCCCTGCTGATCGTATTGCCGCGCTTGGAACTGAATCCACCTACTGCTTTGATCGCGCCAAAAAACCACCTGGCGCCCGTCGCGGCATTGGACCCATGTTTCATCGCCCCGATTCTGCTTTGCCGTCATAAAACACGAATACTTCTCAGATAGCACTTTCACCATCACCCAGTACAGTCTCTTATAATCAGGGATGGTACGACGACGCGCCACAAAGGCCTTGGCCGAGCCTACATAGCCAAAAACACCGCCCTCGTAAAGTTCCGGGGTTTCCAGCGGCGCTGGCACCGACCTTTTGGCAGGTCCGTTGACTAGCGCATTGTAGAGCGGCTTATCGGGACTTACGTAGCCCAAGAAGTCATGCCAGCTTGGCTTTAATTTTAGGTCATCGTCGCTTAAATCTTCGGCGTCATCATCTGTATAGAGGCTCACACAACCGGTCATGCTGGCCGCGACAGACAGCAAAAGCGCACTACGGAGGGCGACCCGTCGCAGGATGCCCCCCACCGTTAAGCTAAGCAAATTGGGACGACGCATCTTCATGAGGCTTTGTGGTCTCCCTTATCCCGCTCCTGATCCCAACTAAAAGCAAACTCACAAAGATATTGCACGAGCATCTCACTCTGCCTCGTGCTCAGATTTGAGATAAATACGCCATGCACAAAGTCGGTACCCTCGGCATACCCCCACCGCACCTCCCCGTGGAGAAGGCGCATCCCCTCTTTGGCCAAGAGATCTTGCAGCTTCCCAGTTGGACTATCGAGGCTGATTGCCATGCGTGTGCCTCGAACCAATAATTTTTTAAGCTTAATGCTGAAGCCCGTATAGGAGAAGTTGATGAGCTCGGCTGATCCAAAGTCGCAGCTAACGGTGATACGATCGGGATCGTTGACCGGCCAGCGTCTGTCGTTACGGTTGATGTTGGCGGATTTGCGAAAGCCCTCGATCGCTACGCGGCGCAAATCAGGCTTGTCATAAAGTGGATCGTATTCGTAGGCCTCTACCAGCTCCGAGTGATGTTTGATGCGAATTTGCCGTTTGCTTACAGCGGCAGCTGGAAATGGGCCGTTTTTGACCAGATCATACGTAGTAGCCCCAACCAGCACCGAGTGCATCTCGCACGCACCTTCAAGACGTTTGGCGAAGTTAACACCGTTACCAACCACCGTGAAGTCGATGCGATTTTGTGACCCAAGGTCACCTAGGTAGCACGATGCTGTATTGATGCCGATACGCAGGGGATAAACTGGATCGCCAGCGTTGGCAGCATCGATATTATGCTTTACGTTATCGGCCTGGATCTTCATGGCACAGCGCAAGGCCTTTTCCGCATGGTCTGGCGAGCTGACATCGGCGTCGAACCGGTAACCAAAATAACACAGCAATCCGTCGCCCAAGGTCTTATCGATCACTCCGCCAAACTCATGCACGGCCTGCCCTAATGCCGATAGCATCAGCTTCAACTGCTCAAACGCGATCCGTGGCATCATATTCTCGGCCAGGCGCGAAAAACCAACGACATCGATAAACATAAGCGTCACGACACGCTCCCGCGCCTCGAACGAAATAGCATCCGGTGTCTTTAGCAGATTTTGCAGTTCACCTGGCGCCACGGCGCCCTCGAGAGCACGCCGTAGACCTTCGGTACGTCGTTCAAAAATACGCGTTTTTTCCGCAAAAATAGTAATCGCGTTACCGACAAACCCGAGTAGCGGAAAAATCCACGGGACGACAATGTTGTGAGCAGAAAAGAGATACTGGCTGACCGCAACGATGGCACTAAAGAAGATTATGAACACCATCCAGAATGGTGTGGCGAACAGGTACATACCCAACAAACCGCCAATCAAAGTGAAGATCATAGTAAGAGCGACACCTCCCATCAGCGGTTTCAACCATGCGCCGGTGAGTACACTGTTAAACATAGCTACTTGTAGGTAGCCCCCTGGCAAGTTTCCAAAAGGTGTCTCATGAAAATCAACGTTTCCGGTAAACATGAGCGGCAGTAGGATCACTACATCACCGGGCTGAATGATCGACGAGGGACGCCCCTCTTCTGCAAGGTTCACTAGACCTAGCATGGACTTTGTCTTGGAGGCAATTTGCAGCGGATGCGGTAAATTGACGACCACTTGCCCCTCACCATTGAGAGGTACCAAATGATTGTTGAGGTAGAATCGGCCGTCGACAATCTTGCGCTCCTTGGCAGCATAAATAGACATATGCCCTAACGCAGCATCTTGGCTTAGGCGCACAAGCGGCGCCACTAAACCATCGTCGGTATAAATCAAGTGCCCAATGTAACTAAGCGACGGTCGCAGCACGTTAGCTGGGCCGAAGCCGAACCAGCTGCGCCGATCTGCCAACGACGGCAGCAGGTCGTCACTGACTACACTCCCCGCCTCTTGTCCCAGCATTTTTGCCAACGAATACTCGCTCCGGTCGTACTCCAGCTTCTCGCGGTATTTAATCGGGAAAGGTGTGAAGAACGCACCTACGCCCACGTCCACGCCGCTAGCGCGGGCATGGTCGAGAGCAGCGCGAAACTTGCCACTCTGATCGACGGCCAAGGTGAACATCTGGTCAATAAATACAGCCGCTGGACGATTACCTACGATTAAGTTTAAAACTTCCGCCCATTTATCGAGCGTAAGCATAGTCGCACCAACCTGCCCTACAGTGGAGTCGTCGACTGCATACACTTTGAGGCGATCGGTTATTTGCACCGATTTACCGAGCATATGCCTCACA from Deltaproteobacteria bacterium harbors:
- a CDS encoding CHASE2 domain-containing protein, producing MSLLHPTEHHLQKSNVSWRWFALASLVWLGVVIGMQESAVGGYFESRLARPFDFRVRHMLGKSVQITDRLKVYAVDDSTVGQVGATMLTLDKWAEVLNLIVGNRPAAVFIDQMFTLAVDQSGKFRAALDHARASGVDVGVGAFFTPFPIKYREKLEYDRSEYSLAKMLGQEAGSVVSDDLLPSLADRRSWFGFGPANVLRPSLSYIGHLIYTDDGLVAPLVRLSQDAALGHMSIYAAKERKIVDGRFYLNNHLVPLNGEGQVVVNLPHPLQIASKTKSMLGLVNLAEEGRPSSIIQPGDVVILLPLMFTGNVDFHETPFGNLPGGYLQVAMFNSVLTGAWLKPLMGGVALTMIFTLIGGLLGMYLFATPFWMVFIIFFSAIVAVSQYLFSAHNIVVPWIFPLLGFVGNAITIFAEKTRIFERRTEGLRRALEGAVAPGELQNLLKTPDAISFEARERVVTLMFIDVVGFSRLAENMMPRIAFEQLKLMLSALGQAVHEFGGVIDKTLGDGLLCYFGYRFDADVSSPDHAEKALRCAMKIQADNVKHNIDAANAGDPVYPLRIGINTASCYLGDLGSQNRIDFTVVGNGVNFAKRLEGACEMHSVLVGATTYDLVKNGPFPAAAVSKRQIRIKHHSELVEAYEYDPLYDKPDLRRVAIEGFRKSANINRNDRRWPVNDPDRITVSCDFGSAELINFSYTGFSIKLKKLLVRGTRMAISLDSPTGKLQDLLAKEGMRLLHGEVRWGYAEGTDFVHGVFISNLSTRQSEMLVQYLCEFAFSWDQERDKGDHKAS
- a CDS encoding glycosyltransferase → MDHSSWLVPAGGLVLFAMRLLPWRQLFRAKVTPPEPSVWPRVTVIVPARNEEAHLPRLLSSLAVLDYPDYEVIVIDDRSTDGTAAIAATFDRVKVVAGVDRPEHRRWGGKQWACHQGAAVATGDILLFTDADTEHYPDSVRRAVAQLLSSGAGLLSALPYHANPSLWEQLLGPFQLLIIALTAPFAPPRPRRLFVIGQYLMFRREAYLAIGGHEAVAGDFAEDLPLANLMVASGHLIHVYRGPNLFSVRMYASITEFVRGWRRNFRSGFIYASPLAGLWATWMIIGITGGMRADLGGLVVMGLGGLFIAWRQRALGRFRLIGAWLWPLSIGLFTWATLLAISDLVLRRDMVWKGRAYGAGGR
- a CDS encoding BrnT family toxin, with protein sequence MPPLPQFRVSVFDDIFDRLFVEDSSDEVRFILVGLSLHSGVLVVVNCHRDEDSVIRIISARKATNREGNFYLLDCVKHNRKISLEWVA
- a CDS encoding fibronectin type III domain-containing protein; the encoded protein is MLRSGSYLMLVGIALSGQLALAQFGFNVSTFFKTQIPTAPSSLSATAISGSQINLSWTDNSSNESGFKIDGSPNGATGWATITTTAANTVSYSHTGLTSSTTYYYRVYAYNGAGSSTLSNVANATTPCVAVHGSLAYSSSGSFTVPTCITSVTAEVWGGGGAGGSAKYAIGAAGGGGGGYARKVLNVTPGQVIGFTVGGGGVNGRGTGNNTSGGASSCDTMYAGGGTGGQDDPYEVGGHGGSASGGSVNQPGAEGIIGGGSGTGGLSGSGTSSPGGGGDGGGPNCVCDGAGGAAGQVKFTY